A portion of the Marinobacter alexandrii genome contains these proteins:
- the lnt gene encoding apolipoprotein N-acyltransferase, which produces MMKKYTSQKMPTNMLVFFLCCLFVLITVLSWSFDDLSFLCFVSFLPVFFLVDIMKERNSLQFTLLLFFLNLVINILVFSWLFSVSYAAGLSICFLNSLVFTVPYFFLKSNNSSFININKYLFLTFWVAVEFFHFRWSIAFPLLNLGYCLSSYPNIIQFYEVTGSLGGTFWVLLTNILLYDFVRSFRMTHSGKHLHKIIRVSMFFIFPILISRLMENENYIKENNKFNVLVVHPSIDCENEKYNREASEVTKYYLSLLDTSSLIGSADLILLPETSLPDIGFLHELDKNESMNLLSNFVRKHKTPISSGAISYSLENNINEKKAHENPNLVYSSKYDVWYKVFNSFIQLDSDYSVQHRAKENLVPIEETLLKGKFFSILRKLVGSRGGFFFSREDRPSYLFELKSGSAYAPIICYESAFSNILRKSVLKGAEFITVGLNECWYKNTSGAKHFLRAASIRAIETRKYIVRSSNMGYSSVTNLNGHIIDKTFSSEPKVFLAAIHRNGIKTFFVKNGDWLGYLNFLFMLTLVSISFYRKSKTR; this is translated from the coding sequence ATGATGAAAAAATACACTAGTCAAAAAATGCCAACTAACATGTTGGTATTTTTTTTATGTTGCCTTTTCGTATTAATTACAGTTCTGTCTTGGAGTTTTGATGACCTTTCATTTCTATGTTTTGTCTCCTTTCTACCAGTTTTTTTTCTGGTAGATATTATGAAAGAGCGGAATAGTTTACAATTTACATTGCTACTGTTTTTTTTGAACTTAGTGATAAATATACTTGTATTCTCATGGTTGTTTAGTGTTTCTTATGCGGCTGGATTAAGCATTTGTTTTCTCAATTCATTAGTATTTACGGTACCATATTTCTTTTTGAAATCCAATAACTCATCTTTTATCAACATCAACAAGTATTTATTTTTAACTTTTTGGGTTGCAGTTGAGTTTTTTCATTTTAGATGGTCAATTGCATTCCCTTTGTTAAATCTTGGATACTGTTTGAGTTCATATCCAAATATCATTCAATTCTATGAGGTAACAGGATCTTTAGGAGGCACCTTTTGGGTGCTATTAACAAATATTTTGTTGTATGATTTTGTAAGGTCCTTTAGGATGACTCATTCAGGTAAACACTTACATAAAATTATACGAGTATCTATGTTTTTTATATTTCCGATATTGATTTCTAGACTTATGGAAAATGAGAATTATATAAAAGAAAATAATAAATTTAATGTGTTAGTGGTTCATCCTAGTATCGATTGTGAGAATGAAAAGTATAATAGAGAAGCATCTGAAGTAACAAAATATTATTTATCATTATTGGATACCTCTTCCTTAATTGGGTCCGCAGATTTAATACTTCTTCCCGAAACTTCACTTCCAGATATCGGCTTTCTTCATGAATTAGATAAAAATGAATCTATGAATCTATTATCTAATTTTGTTAGAAAACATAAAACGCCAATATCGTCAGGGGCAATTTCGTACAGCTTAGAAAATAACATTAATGAAAAGAAAGCTCATGAAAATCCGAATTTGGTATACTCTTCTAAGTATGATGTATGGTATAAAGTATTCAATAGCTTCATTCAACTTGATTCTGATTATTCAGTGCAACATAGAGCTAAAGAAAACCTAGTACCGATAGAAGAAACTTTATTGAAAGGAAAGTTCTTCTCAATTTTAAGAAAGCTAGTAGGGTCGAGAGGAGGATTTTTCTTTTCTCGAGAAGATAGACCATCATATTTATTTGAACTTAAATCAGGTAGTGCCTATGCACCCATTATTTGTTATGAATCTGCTTTTAGTAACATATTAAGGAAGTCAGTTTTGAAAGGAGCTGAATTTATAACAGTAGGTCTTAATGAATGCTGGTATAAGAATACATCTGGCGCTAAGCATTTTTTAAGAGCGGCTAGCATACGTGCAATAGAAACCAGAAAGTATATCGTAAGATCATCTAATATGGGATATTCAAGTGTGACTAATTTAAATGGTCATATTATCGATAAAACTTTTTCAAGTGAGCCTAAGGTCTTTTTAGCAGCAATACACCGTAATGGTATAAAGACTTTTTTTGTTAAAAATGGTGACTGGTTAGGATACTTAAATTTTTTATTTATGTTAACCCTTGTTTCAATCTCTTTTTATAGAAAAAGCAAAACTAGATAA
- a CDS encoding alpha/beta hydrolase — protein sequence MRKFLMISLVAVFFGCSDDDGSLSGRYVEDVFSEVDISFDIIYGEGAGLLGSVQNLRLDVFEPLGDNETNRPLLLLAHGGAFIGGNKADIRDLCSAYAKKGYVVVSMQYRLINDPSVANKDSIAYTEGVVLTLSDMRGAIRFMRDNALNDNDYGIDPNMIILGGVSAGAVMSMNVGFLDEDDQDYPDYLKEIQEASGGFEGNTNDISTSSEVQGIISYSGSVLRDAWIDSNDPPIFMVHDALDEVVPCDYRNTNVVPFPLFAYGSCSIVDALDAAGVTYEFMEIPGETNPPNNHVTYLGEDQGQAIIDQSAEFINRIITGEI from the coding sequence ATGAGAAAATTTTTAATGATATCGTTGGTTGCAGTGTTCTTTGGGTGTAGTGATGATGATGGATCACTCTCTGGAAGATATGTGGAAGATGTTTTTTCGGAAGTTGATATATCGTTTGATATCATATATGGAGAAGGAGCAGGTCTGTTGGGATCTGTGCAAAATTTAAGATTAGATGTTTTTGAGCCTTTAGGAGACAATGAAACAAACAGACCGCTATTGCTTTTGGCTCATGGAGGTGCATTTATAGGTGGCAATAAAGCTGATATTAGAGATTTATGTAGTGCATATGCGAAAAAGGGATATGTCGTTGTAAGTATGCAATATAGGTTGATCAATGATCCATCTGTAGCAAATAAGGATTCAATAGCCTATACAGAAGGGGTTGTATTAACACTCTCTGATATGCGAGGTGCAATCAGGTTTATGAGAGACAATGCGTTAAATGACAATGATTATGGGATAGATCCGAATATGATCATACTAGGTGGAGTATCTGCAGGTGCTGTTATGTCCATGAACGTAGGTTTCTTGGATGAAGATGATCAGGACTATCCTGATTATTTGAAAGAAATTCAAGAAGCTAGCGGTGGTTTTGAAGGAAATACAAATGATATAAGTACTTCTTCTGAAGTACAAGGCATTATAAGTTACTCAGGGTCCGTTTTAAGAGATGCTTGGATAGATAGCAATGATCCACCAATCTTCATGGTTCACGATGCATTAGATGAGGTAGTTCCGTGTGATTACCGAAATACCAACGTGGTTCCATTCCCACTGTTTGCGTATGGATCTTGTTCAATTGTAGACGCTTTGGATGCGGCAGGCGTGACTTATGAATTCATGGAGATACCAGGAGAGACAAATCCTCCAAATAATCATGTTACATATCTTGGAGAAGATCAGGGTCAAGCCATTATAGATCAGTCAGCAGAGTTTATCAATAGGATCATCACTGGCGAAATATAG
- a CDS encoding TonB-dependent receptor, with product MNRNITKWILGACLTLIWSFSFAQTTVSGKVLDAETGEPLIGTQILVKGTVLGTISDVNGDFSLSVQSAPPITLVITYVGYERQEIEVTASGQTLDIQLAESTLLGQEVVVSASRVEENILQSPVSIEKMDILAVQNTSADTYYKAIANLKGVDVASSSINFQIINARGFGSTGNTRFVQLIDGMDTQAPALNFPIGNLNGPSVLDVESVELIPGASSALYGPNAFNGILLVNSKNPFEYQGLSAYMKTGVNHVGDDADQDPALLNTFSLRYAKAFNNKFAFKVNATYQYADDWHGTSEFDRNATNNPFASIGGENPGADRLHFHGDEATINLAIFPFSDNFNALARSRNFGPGLSANTYAQSGDLPNHVVSVTPWKEVDLIDYGSRNIKFNTGLFYRLNDDLELSYLYNGGFGTSIYTGAQRYSLSNFSIQQHRLQLRADNFFVRAYGTFENSGDSYITEFLALKMNDARSGGGVSTWLATYGVNYLEYLNNEGFAPGDLAALQNSNQQADRDQALLIQQQAHDYARGLNDNNFFPLDPVEQAAEFQRIKEESLDGTIPFGPKFSDATKMYQADAQYDFKNQVDFMDFQVGGSYRIFDLRSEGTIFPDEDGGIQINEFGAYAQFGKNVTDDLKLSGSVRFDKNENFDGQVNPRISAVYTVANDHNIRASFQTGFRNPTTQGQFIDLNTISTRLLGGLQDNYDTYDLARTSSTGVPLAFTGGSVNAFRNSVFGGSSFDEAILSLEAFETQDIRPVVPEEVRSIEVGYKSLIGNKLLVDAVYYHNTYTSFITQIRIVVAGEHTNESLTAAQVTGAEEGDPNYLTILNGSALTLDNGSFTGNTAQIYSNLDDEVTSQGAALGLTYNLPKGYTIGGNYSWNKLNGGFTENNLSEFNTPEHKYNINFGNRKLTDKLGFNVTYRWQEAFRWESSFAIGDVPSYSTLDAQISLKLEEIKSVVKVGGSNLFGDTYLQSLGGPNIGSIYYVSLTFDELMN from the coding sequence ATGAATCGAAATATTACAAAATGGATTTTAGGCGCTTGTTTAACTCTTATCTGGAGTTTTTCTTTCGCACAAACAACCGTCTCAGGAAAAGTTTTAGATGCTGAAACCGGAGAACCACTAATTGGTACTCAGATTTTAGTGAAAGGAACAGTTTTAGGTACTATTTCAGATGTCAATGGAGATTTTTCATTGTCTGTACAATCAGCTCCACCCATTACGCTGGTTATCACCTATGTAGGTTATGAGCGGCAGGAAATTGAAGTAACGGCTTCAGGTCAAACGTTGGATATACAATTGGCTGAATCCACCTTGTTAGGTCAGGAAGTAGTCGTGTCAGCTTCTCGTGTGGAAGAGAATATATTACAATCTCCAGTAAGTATAGAAAAAATGGACATTTTGGCTGTTCAAAATACTTCTGCAGATACATATTATAAAGCTATTGCAAATCTGAAAGGGGTTGATGTTGCCTCAAGTAGCATCAATTTCCAAATTATAAATGCTAGGGGTTTTGGTTCAACAGGTAATACCAGATTCGTTCAGTTAATCGATGGAATGGACACTCAAGCTCCTGCATTGAACTTTCCGATTGGTAATCTAAATGGCCCTTCAGTCCTGGACGTGGAAAGTGTTGAATTGATACCTGGCGCTTCATCAGCGCTATATGGCCCGAATGCTTTTAATGGTATACTATTGGTTAACAGTAAAAACCCTTTTGAATATCAAGGTTTAAGTGCATACATGAAAACCGGTGTGAATCATGTGGGGGATGATGCGGATCAAGATCCGGCACTTCTAAATACTTTTTCTCTTAGATATGCAAAAGCTTTTAATAACAAATTCGCCTTCAAGGTTAATGCTACTTATCAGTATGCAGATGATTGGCATGGGACCTCTGAATTTGATAGAAATGCAACCAATAACCCATTTGCCAGTATAGGCGGAGAAAATCCAGGAGCAGATCGTTTGCATTTCCATGGAGATGAAGCGACCATTAATTTGGCTATATTTCCTTTCAGTGATAATTTTAATGCACTTGCAAGATCTAGAAACTTTGGTCCAGGCTTAAGTGCTAATACATATGCCCAGTCTGGAGATTTACCGAATCATGTAGTGTCTGTCACTCCATGGAAAGAAGTTGACTTAATTGATTATGGCTCCCGGAATATAAAGTTTAATACAGGACTTTTCTATCGATTAAATGATGATTTAGAGTTGAGTTATTTATATAATGGTGGATTCGGTACAAGTATTTACACTGGAGCCCAAAGGTATTCATTATCTAATTTCAGCATTCAGCAACACCGTTTACAATTAAGAGCCGATAATTTCTTCGTGAGAGCTTATGGTACCTTTGAAAATTCGGGTGATTCTTACATTACAGAATTCTTAGCATTAAAAATGAATGATGCTAGAAGCGGAGGCGGTGTGTCAACTTGGTTGGCCACTTATGGAGTTAACTACCTTGAGTATCTTAATAATGAAGGGTTTGCTCCTGGAGATTTAGCAGCATTGCAAAACTCTAATCAACAAGCTGATCGTGATCAAGCTTTATTGATCCAGCAACAAGCTCATGATTATGCAAGAGGGTTGAATGATAATAATTTTTTCCCATTAGATCCTGTTGAGCAGGCAGCAGAGTTTCAAAGAATAAAAGAAGAATCATTGGATGGAACAATCCCTTTCGGTCCAAAATTTAGTGATGCTACAAAGATGTATCAGGCAGATGCTCAATATGATTTTAAGAATCAAGTAGATTTCATGGATTTTCAAGTTGGAGGATCTTATAGAATTTTTGATCTTCGTTCGGAGGGTACAATATTTCCTGATGAAGATGGAGGAATTCAAATTAACGAATTTGGAGCTTATGCGCAGTTTGGTAAAAATGTAACGGATGACTTAAAGCTAAGTGGCTCTGTTAGATTTGATAAAAACGAGAATTTTGATGGGCAAGTCAACCCTAGGATCTCTGCAGTTTATACAGTGGCCAATGATCATAATATTAGAGCATCTTTTCAAACGGGTTTTAGAAACCCAACGACTCAAGGACAATTCATTGACCTAAATACTATTTCTACGCGATTATTAGGAGGATTGCAAGATAATTATGATACATATGATTTAGCACGCACCAGTTCTACTGGAGTCCCTTTAGCATTTACAGGTGGTTCTGTTAATGCATTTAGAAATAGCGTGTTTGGCGGTAGTTCTTTTGATGAAGCTATTCTGTCACTTGAAGCTTTCGAGACTCAAGATATTCGACCGGTTGTGCCTGAAGAGGTTCGTTCTATTGAAGTTGGGTATAAAAGTTTGATAGGAAATAAACTGCTTGTTGATGCTGTCTATTATCATAACACCTATACCAGTTTTATAACACAAATTCGTATTGTGGTTGCTGGCGAACACACGAATGAAAGTTTAACAGCAGCCCAAGTTACAGGTGCTGAAGAAGGAGATCCTAATTATTTAACTATCCTGAATGGAAGTGCATTAACACTTGATAATGGTTCTTTCACAGGTAATACAGCACAGATATATAGTAACTTGGATGATGAAGTCACTTCTCAGGGAGCAGCACTTGGATTAACTTATAATTTGCCAAAAGGATACACGATAGGAGGTAACTATAGCTGGAATAAACTGAATGGAGGATTTACTGAAAATAACCTCAGTGAGTTTAACACACCAGAACATAAATACAACATCAATTTTGGTAATAGAAAACTTACGGATAAGTTGGGCTTTAATGTCACTTACCGATGGCAAGAAGCTTTTAGGTGGGAATCTTCATTCGCCATAGGCGATGTGCCTTCTTATAGCACATTAGATGCTCAGATCTCTTTGAAATTAGAAGAGATTAAATCAGTTGTTAAAGTGGGTGGATCTAATCTTTTTGGAGATACTTATCTTCAAAGCTTAGGAGGACCAAATATTGGTTCTATTTACTACGTATCACTTACGTTTGACGAGTTGATGAACTGA
- the gldC gene encoding gliding motility protein GldC, whose product MKKSEIKFVIELDKENIPEKIMWDADEKDQPGLTETKSISLNLWDHDNKNTMRIDLWSKDMPADEMKHFYIDCLGGLAQSVLNATGDEYMNQEISSLCDKLVEHVKSEG is encoded by the coding sequence ATGAAAAAGTCAGAAATCAAATTTGTAATAGAATTAGATAAAGAGAACATTCCTGAAAAAATCATGTGGGATGCAGATGAAAAGGATCAACCCGGTTTGACCGAAACAAAATCAATAAGCCTGAATCTTTGGGATCATGATAATAAAAACACCATGCGGATTGATCTCTGGTCAAAGGATATGCCTGCGGATGAGATGAAGCATTTCTACATAGATTGTTTAGGCGGACTTGCTCAAAGCGTCTTAAATGCCACAGGAGATGAATACATGAATCAGGAAATTTCTTCATTATGTGACAAATTAGTTGAGCACGTAAAGAGCGAAGGGTAA
- a CDS encoding M48 family metallopeptidase — MKFLLNSFLIVLIAILITSCKRTDDLVDFTIDEELLLGEKLAEVVSSSVDFSVISPESNSGVYDYVNSRLNEITSSTSLLKSDFNWTVTLLKSEDRSAFATPGGFIYINTGLIFFLENEDQFSGLIAHLIAHVDSTHVTERLFFQFGINNLKSIANGNDEAALSSVLNSLNPSTESFMYSRSNELEADEYSVSLLSGSGQSCSAAGLFFERMENVQPERQTFFLSIHSGTDTRVEDINEIAGSMGCDTSVDSESATRFQSFRNSIP; from the coding sequence ATGAAGTTCTTGTTAAACTCTTTTTTAATTGTACTCATAGCTATTCTGATTACATCATGTAAGAGGACGGATGACCTAGTTGATTTTACCATTGATGAAGAACTTTTGTTAGGTGAAAAATTAGCGGAAGTCGTATCAAGTTCGGTAGATTTTTCTGTGATTTCTCCTGAAAGCAATTCAGGAGTTTATGATTATGTCAATTCTCGATTGAACGAGATCACATCGTCCACATCATTGTTGAAATCTGACTTTAATTGGACCGTCACTTTACTTAAAAGCGAAGATCGAAGCGCTTTCGCTACACCAGGAGGATTTATCTATATAAATACAGGATTAATATTCTTTTTAGAGAATGAGGATCAATTTTCTGGATTGATCGCACATTTGATTGCCCATGTGGATAGCACACATGTAACAGAAAGACTTTTCTTTCAATTTGGTATAAACAATCTGAAATCAATCGCGAATGGTAACGACGAAGCAGCATTATCTAGTGTGCTAAACTCATTGAATCCTTCAACTGAATCTTTTATGTATAGCCGATCCAATGAATTGGAAGCAGATGAATATTCTGTGTCACTTCTCTCGGGCTCAGGGCAATCTTGTTCTGCCGCAGGATTGTTTTTTGAGCGTATGGAAAACGTTCAACCGGAGAGGCAAACTTTTTTTCTATCCATACACTCCGGTACAGATACACGAGTAGAAGACATCAACGAAATTGCAGGTTCAATGGGCTGTGATACCTCAGTGGATAGTGAATCTGCTACAAGATTTCAGTCATTTCGAAATTCTATACCTTAA
- a CDS encoding bifunctional riboflavin kinase/FAD synthetase, whose translation MKVFDQIDAFEKLDYSVVTIGTFDGIHLGHQAILKKLIEDARDHNGKSVLITFWPHPRFILSKNENKLKLLTTFDEKVDLLDELGVDIVLKIAFTPEFSNSSADQFVKDILVDKVGTKQLFIGYNHHFGNNREGNIDFLRKVAPTYDFKVNEISKQEIDHVGISSTKIRDTLESGEIHLANSLLGRNYSITGRVVDGNKQGRSIGFPTANIEIAEAYKLLPADGSYAVRVTVKKNVYKGMLNIGFKPTVDGSKRTIEVHLFNFEQNIYTEEIKVEFIKALRKELKFNSIDDLKIQLNKDKEAALKLLR comes from the coding sequence ATGAAGGTATTTGATCAGATTGATGCCTTTGAGAAGCTGGACTATTCGGTGGTCACTATAGGAACATTTGATGGCATTCATTTAGGCCACCAAGCTATCTTGAAAAAATTAATTGAAGATGCTAGAGATCACAATGGAAAAAGTGTTTTAATCACTTTTTGGCCTCATCCAAGATTCATACTTAGTAAAAATGAAAATAAGCTCAAATTGCTCACCACCTTTGATGAAAAGGTTGACTTACTGGATGAATTAGGTGTTGATATAGTTTTAAAAATTGCATTTACACCTGAGTTTTCTAATTCTTCAGCAGACCAATTTGTCAAAGATATTTTAGTTGATAAGGTTGGTACGAAACAGTTGTTTATTGGATACAATCATCATTTTGGGAACAATCGAGAAGGTAATATTGATTTTCTCCGGAAGGTCGCACCAACTTATGATTTTAAAGTGAATGAGATTTCGAAGCAAGAGATAGATCATGTGGGAATCAGTTCTACAAAAATCAGGGATACATTAGAAAGTGGTGAAATCCACCTGGCGAACTCACTATTGGGGCGTAACTATTCGATTACAGGTAGAGTCGTTGATGGTAACAAACAAGGAAGGTCTATTGGATTTCCTACAGCAAATATTGAAATAGCTGAAGCATACAAACTTTTGCCTGCAGACGGATCCTATGCCGTAAGAGTAACAGTAAAGAAGAATGTTTACAAAGGGATGCTTAATATTGGTTTTAAACCGACAGTTGATGGTTCAAAGCGTACTATTGAAGTACATCTGTTTAATTTTGAGCAAAATATTTATACAGAAGAAATCAAAGTTGAATTTATAAAAGCATTGAGAAAGGAACTCAAGTTCAATAGTATTGATGACTTAAAGATTCAATTGAATAAAGACAAAGAAGCAGCGTTAAAGCTATTAAGATGA
- the truB gene encoding tRNA pseudouridine(55) synthase TruB → MENTYEEGRLLLINKPVNWTSFDVVKKLRYVLKVKKIGHAGTLDPLATGLLIIGTGKFTKKLNELQGLDKSYEGVIEIGKTTPSYDLETEFNSEKDWSGVTEADLETARLKFIGPISQVPPAHSAVKIGGERAYKKARKNQEVKLEPRSLTIHEFDIDSSDLPNVGFKVSCSKGTYVRSLAHDLGLELGVGGYLKKLVRTSVGPYQLSDAMELDEFIKQHNEGI, encoded by the coding sequence ATGGAAAATACTTACGAAGAAGGAAGACTTCTACTTATCAATAAGCCGGTCAATTGGACTTCTTTTGATGTGGTGAAAAAGCTTCGATATGTATTGAAGGTAAAAAAAATTGGACATGCAGGTACTTTGGATCCATTAGCTACTGGCCTGTTGATCATTGGAACGGGGAAATTCACGAAGAAGCTAAATGAATTGCAAGGACTGGATAAGTCCTATGAGGGGGTTATAGAAATTGGCAAGACCACTCCATCATATGATTTAGAAACTGAATTTAATTCTGAGAAAGATTGGTCTGGCGTAACAGAAGCAGATTTGGAAACTGCTCGTCTGAAGTTTATAGGACCAATAAGTCAAGTTCCGCCAGCACATTCTGCCGTTAAAATAGGGGGAGAGAGAGCTTATAAAAAAGCACGGAAGAATCAAGAGGTGAAGCTTGAACCACGTTCTTTAACGATACACGAATTTGATATTGATTCTTCTGACCTTCCCAATGTGGGATTTAAGGTTTCATGCTCAAAAGGAACATATGTCAGAAGTCTGGCTCATGATCTAGGCCTGGAACTAGGAGTGGGTGGGTACCTGAAGAAATTAGTACGAACTAGTGTAGGCCCATATCAGTTGTCTGATGCGATGGAGTTAGATGAATTTATCAAGCAGCACAATGAAGGTATTTGA
- a CDS encoding undecaprenyl-diphosphate phosphatase — protein MSWIEALILGIIQGLTEFLPVSSSGHLEIGSVLLDAQSSDNLLFAVIVHLATALATIVVFKKDILTLLKDIFKFQWNESTQFAAKILLSMLPVFVVAIFFKDQIEELFVGNLVLVGSMLLITGGLLLFAHYKKDGEKNVGYLSAFTIGLAQAFAVLPGISRSGSTIATALILGVERSKAARFSFLMVLIPILGASLLELLDYAENTGTHTINTSSLIIGFLAAFGSGFLACKWMIKIVRKGKLTYFAIYCFIVGFIAILSA, from the coding sequence ATGAGCTGGATAGAAGCGCTCATTCTGGGAATTATTCAAGGCTTAACCGAATTTCTTCCAGTTAGTAGTAGTGGACACTTAGAGATCGGCTCAGTTTTGCTCGACGCTCAATCTTCAGATAATTTACTTTTCGCTGTTATCGTTCACTTGGCAACAGCACTGGCAACTATCGTTGTGTTCAAGAAAGACATTCTGACTCTTTTGAAAGATATATTCAAATTTCAATGGAATGAATCAACACAATTCGCTGCAAAAATTCTACTATCCATGTTGCCAGTTTTTGTGGTTGCAATCTTCTTCAAAGATCAAATTGAAGAATTATTTGTAGGCAACCTTGTACTGGTAGGTTCCATGCTTTTGATTACAGGAGGCCTTCTTTTGTTTGCACATTATAAGAAAGATGGCGAGAAAAATGTTGGTTACTTAAGTGCTTTTACAATTGGATTAGCGCAGGCATTTGCGGTACTTCCCGGTATTTCCAGATCGGGTTCTACGATAGCGACAGCTCTTATTCTAGGTGTTGAGAGATCAAAAGCAGCTCGATTTTCATTCCTGATGGTTTTAATCCCTATTCTAGGAGCAAGTTTACTTGAGCTGCTGGATTATGCTGAAAATACGGGAACCCACACAATTAATACTTCAAGTTTGATCATTGGGTTTTTAGCAGCATTTGGATCAGGTTTTCTGGCTTGCAAATGGATGATTAAAATTGTTAGAAAAGGAAAGCTGACCTACTTTGCTATCTATTGCTTCATTGTTGGCTTCATTGCAATCTTATCAGCATAA
- a CDS encoding DUF3098 domain-containing protein — translation MSEKRKLAFSKANYIIMIIGVITLALGFIIMTLDTEPYGFGFLGLTLGPIVVMLGFIIQFVAIFYKPKTKSETE, via the coding sequence ATGTCAGAAAAACGAAAACTTGCTTTTTCTAAAGCTAACTACATTATAATGATCATTGGGGTTATAACCCTAGCTCTAGGGTTCATCATTATGACACTTGATACTGAACCTTACGGTTTTGGTTTCTTAGGACTGACATTAGGCCCTATCGTTGTTATGCTCGGCTTTATTATTCAGTTTGTAGCTATTTTTTATAAGCCAAAAACAAAGTCTGAGACTGAATGA
- a CDS encoding permease-like cell division protein FtsX — MEEKKTRKKRKLGSYPFASVVFSITVALLVLGIFGWLLLHSSRLGVRIQENIEVQVYFNKNISQSDITKIRTTIASKPYILIKEEPQIILITKEEAAKQFVEATGEDFKDFLGDNPLRDLLAIKIQADYQAIDSLNQIKAEVEKMRGVFEVDFEESLIESINENLTKIGFILLSIAIFSLVVVIILINNTIKLALFSQRFLIRSMQLVGATSSFIQRPFLFRSMIYGLLAGVLASGIIYGLTMYMNTIIEGLSELQDTNGFLILFSLILIMGMIVGYFSSLRAIRKYLKMSLDQLY; from the coding sequence ATGGAGGAAAAGAAAACCAGAAAGAAAAGAAAACTAGGTAGCTATCCTTTTGCTAGCGTGGTTTTTAGCATCACGGTAGCACTTCTTGTCCTCGGTATTTTCGGATGGCTTCTACTTCATAGCTCCAGACTTGGTGTTCGTATTCAGGAAAATATCGAAGTTCAGGTCTACTTCAATAAGAACATTTCACAATCAGACATTACCAAAATTAGAACCACGATTGCTTCGAAACCTTATATCCTGATTAAGGAAGAGCCACAAATCATATTGATCACCAAAGAGGAAGCTGCAAAACAATTTGTAGAAGCCACTGGTGAAGATTTTAAAGATTTTTTAGGAGATAATCCGTTGAGAGACCTGTTGGCAATTAAAATTCAAGCAGATTATCAGGCAATTGATAGCCTTAATCAAATAAAAGCAGAGGTTGAGAAAATGAGGGGTGTTTTTGAAGTAGACTTTGAAGAAAGCTTAATTGAAAGTATCAATGAAAACTTGACTAAGATTGGATTCATTTTGCTGTCGATAGCGATTTTTTCACTCGTTGTAGTTATAATACTCATTAACAATACGATTAAGCTCGCGCTCTTTTCTCAAAGATTCCTCATTCGAAGCATGCAATTAGTTGGAGCGACAAGCTCATTCATTCAGCGACCCTTCCTTTTTAGATCAATGATCTATGGATTACTTGCAGGTGTTTTGGCTTCAGGAATAATCTATGGATTGACAATGTACATGAACACCATTATAGAAGGACTATCAGAGCTCCAGGATACAAATGGATTCCTGATTCTCTTTTCATTGATCCTCATAATGGGAATGATTGTGGGGTATTTTAGCTCATTGAGGGCTATTAGGAAATATTTAAAAATGTCATTAGACCAACTTTATTAG